A stretch of Noviherbaspirillum cavernae DNA encodes these proteins:
- a CDS encoding AAA family ATPase, which translates to MKILAIRGRNLASLAGEFEVDFRQEPLASSGLFAISGPTGAGKSTLLDALCLALYDATPRLLKAGGKGIELPDVGDKKVTPYDTRTLLRRGAAEAHAEVDFAGNDGNAYRARWSVRRAGAKTGGALQHIAMTLTSLADMLPIGGTRSEVKAEIAQRIGLSFEQFTRAVLLAQNEFSAFLKADDGERGELLETLTGTALYTDISRRAFERAKAESAALQKLNDRLAGVKPLDQETRAQRDQDCLQAVSALTALEQRKDALDEQLRWHQAWRQVQQGEQLAHDEWRRLAAEHASAAARRSAFTLIESVQAARPLLTEHERIAAEIAQCRQAIAQGETDLAQIDSAQREAEGTLKNAEHAMHDAEQAQHAATPDLDQAKALDAQREALAPAREQAMRTLAEAQRFEASARHAVQENDKRRAETLQRQNAVEEWLAQNAKLQAIAEGWPRWDTLFTQAAQCARDQATLAQTLAAARQDEERRKAAAAESHAKLTAAEKTLAGADALRMQASEQLARFDLPALHARKQAAEARRDLLATAEQLSSKHAAAHAQQSGLREKSAQLQQAITQAESVLAQARQHLPVEQATLAQAERSLRKAEAACSENVESLRAALEPDAPCPVCGAPDHPYATQNPQLASALSALQEEVAQCRARVQHLLQQQATQQALADNHHSQHEALALQLRTLDETASSAALSWHAHPVAAELTAIAADERSHWFTRELQAARTQLQQIADTDQHARQAAEARDKAQTAFDTASRQHAELKDAVAAVTTALTMATAERTNAAEKVDSITHRLDAMLADLDIAFNNQAWREAWRNAPEAFHERRRQQIAQWQTQCREREECGVALGKNEVARTALIEALARAEGDALRASEALSSSNAKMDALQAARQTLFGGKTVNAIQQELGKAIENAKAGLTAQTQAMQQCITRQTRCKEALALSRQRLTQQTQAATAAATALTEWIARFNAASDASAIDIDQLRTLLTHPDEWIASERRQLQQIDSALQGAKTVLQERQAQRAAHEQRRTANDDEETVKDALQKLIAEKDSHNARATELQLALREDDQRRRQSAAMTAEIENQEAANRLWGQLNELIGSSDGKKFRNYAQQFTLDVLLGYANRHLAELARRYRLERIKDTLALMVIDQDMGDEMRSVHSLSGGESFLVSLALALALASLSSNRVRVESLFIDEGFGSLDADTLTVAMEALDGLQSMGRKVGVISHVQEMTERIATKILVQRTAGGTSRVVVG; encoded by the coding sequence ATGAAAATTCTCGCGATACGCGGCAGGAACCTGGCCTCGCTGGCCGGGGAATTCGAAGTCGATTTCCGCCAGGAGCCGCTCGCCTCATCCGGCCTGTTCGCGATCAGCGGACCGACCGGCGCGGGCAAGAGCACGCTGCTCGACGCGCTCTGCCTCGCGCTGTACGACGCCACGCCGCGCCTGCTGAAAGCCGGCGGCAAGGGCATCGAACTGCCGGACGTCGGCGACAAGAAAGTCACGCCCTACGACACGCGCACGCTGCTGCGGCGCGGCGCGGCGGAGGCGCACGCCGAAGTCGATTTCGCCGGCAATGACGGCAATGCCTACCGCGCCCGCTGGAGCGTGCGGCGCGCCGGCGCAAAGACCGGCGGCGCATTGCAGCACATCGCCATGACGCTGACGAGCCTCGCGGACATGCTGCCGATCGGCGGCACCAGATCCGAAGTGAAAGCCGAAATCGCGCAACGCATCGGCCTGAGTTTCGAGCAGTTCACGCGCGCGGTGCTGCTGGCGCAGAACGAGTTCTCCGCCTTCCTGAAAGCCGACGACGGCGAACGCGGCGAACTGCTGGAAACGCTGACCGGCACCGCGCTGTATACCGACATCTCGCGCCGCGCATTCGAGCGCGCCAAGGCGGAAAGTGCGGCGTTGCAGAAACTGAACGACCGGCTGGCCGGCGTCAAGCCGCTCGACCAGGAAACGCGCGCACAGCGCGATCAGGACTGCCTGCAAGCGGTCAGCGCGCTGACCGCGCTGGAGCAGCGCAAGGACGCATTGGATGAACAGCTGCGCTGGCATCAGGCATGGCGTCAGGTGCAGCAGGGCGAGCAACTGGCGCATGACGAATGGCGAAGGCTGGCGGCCGAACATGCATCGGCGGCAGCGCGCCGCAGCGCATTCACGCTGATCGAATCGGTGCAAGCGGCGCGCCCCTTGCTGACCGAACACGAGCGCATCGCCGCCGAGATCGCGCAATGCCGACAAGCCATCGCGCAAGGCGAAACGGACCTCGCACAGATCGACAGCGCGCAGCGCGAAGCGGAAGGCACGTTGAAGAACGCCGAGCACGCCATGCACGATGCCGAACAGGCGCAGCACGCCGCGACACCCGACCTTGACCAGGCAAAGGCGCTCGACGCCCAGCGCGAAGCACTCGCACCGGCACGCGAGCAAGCCATGCGCACATTGGCGGAGGCACAAAGGTTCGAGGCATCGGCGCGGCACGCCGTGCAGGAGAACGACAAGCGCCGCGCGGAAACGCTGCAACGGCAAAACGCGGTCGAAGAATGGCTCGCGCAGAATGCCAAGCTGCAAGCGATTGCCGAAGGCTGGCCACGCTGGGACACGCTGTTCACGCAAGCGGCGCAGTGCGCGCGCGATCAGGCAACGCTCGCACAGACGCTCGCGGCAGCCCGGCAGGACGAAGAGCGCCGCAAAGCCGCCGCAGCCGAGTCGCATGCGAAGCTGACCGCTGCCGAAAAAACACTGGCCGGCGCGGATGCCCTGCGCATGCAAGCGAGCGAGCAGCTTGCCCGCTTCGACCTGCCAGCGTTGCATGCGCGCAAGCAGGCTGCGGAAGCGCGGCGCGACTTGCTTGCGACGGCGGAGCAGCTCTCGAGCAAGCACGCAGCCGCTCACGCGCAGCAATCCGGGTTGCGCGAAAAATCCGCACAGCTGCAGCAGGCGATCACGCAGGCCGAATCCGTTCTGGCGCAAGCGCGCCAGCATTTGCCGGTCGAGCAAGCCACGCTGGCACAGGCCGAACGATCGCTCAGAAAGGCCGAAGCGGCCTGCAGCGAAAACGTGGAAAGCTTGCGCGCCGCGCTCGAGCCGGACGCGCCCTGCCCCGTCTGCGGCGCGCCCGATCATCCCTATGCCACGCAGAACCCGCAGCTCGCATCGGCGCTTTCCGCGCTGCAGGAAGAAGTCGCGCAATGCCGCGCCCGCGTGCAGCACTTGCTGCAACAGCAGGCCACGCAGCAGGCCCTCGCCGACAACCACCACAGCCAGCACGAAGCCCTTGCGCTGCAGCTGCGCACACTGGACGAAACGGCATCCAGCGCCGCACTGTCATGGCACGCGCATCCCGTCGCGGCAGAACTGACGGCGATCGCAGCGGACGAACGCAGCCACTGGTTCACGCGCGAATTGCAGGCCGCACGCACTCAATTGCAGCAGATCGCCGACACCGATCAGCACGCACGCCAGGCCGCCGAAGCGCGTGACAAGGCGCAGACGGCATTCGACACCGCATCAAGGCAACACGCCGAATTGAAAGATGCCGTCGCCGCTGTCACGACCGCATTGACCATGGCCACCGCGGAACGCACAAACGCGGCAGAGAAGGTCGACAGCATTACGCACCGACTCGACGCCATGCTCGCCGATCTCGACATCGCATTCAACAATCAGGCGTGGCGCGAAGCATGGCGCAACGCGCCGGAAGCATTTCACGAACGGCGCAGGCAGCAGATCGCACAATGGCAGACGCAGTGCAGGGAACGAGAGGAATGCGGAGTCGCGCTCGGCAAGAACGAGGTGGCGCGCACCGCGCTCATCGAGGCGCTTGCCAGGGCCGAAGGCGACGCCCTGCGCGCATCCGAGGCACTATCGAGCAGCAATGCCAAGATGGACGCACTGCAAGCCGCACGGCAAACACTGTTCGGCGGCAAGACCGTCAACGCCATTCAGCAGGAACTCGGCAAGGCCATCGAGAACGCCAAAGCGGGCCTGACGGCGCAGACGCAAGCGATGCAGCAATGCATCACACGCCAGACCCGCTGCAAGGAAGCGCTGGCACTGTCACGCCAGCGGCTGACGCAGCAAACGCAGGCCGCAACGGCAGCCGCGACCGCACTCACGGAATGGATCGCACGGTTCAACGCCGCCAGCGACGCAAGCGCGATCGACATCGACCAGTTGCGCACACTGCTGACACACCCGGACGAATGGATCGCCAGCGAGCGCAGGCAACTGCAGCAGATCGATTCCGCCTTGCAAGGCGCAAAAACCGTGCTGCAGGAGCGCCAGGCGCAGCGCGCAGCGCATGAACAGCGGCGCACCGCAAACGACGACGAAGAGACCGTCAAGGATGCGCTGCAAAAGCTGATCGCTGAAAAGGACAGCCACAACGCCCGCGCAACGGAACTGCAACTCGCCCTCCGCGAAGACGATCAGCGCCGCCGGCAATCGGCCGCGATGACGGCGGAAATCGAAAATCAGGAAGCCGCCAACCGCCTGTGGGGCCAGTTGAACGAGCTGATCGGCTCGTCCGACGGCAAGAAATTTCGCAACTACGCACAGCAATTCACGCTCGACGTGCTGCTCGGCTACGCCAACCGCCACCTCGCCGAACTGGCGCGCCGCTACCGTCTGGAACGCATCAAGGACACCCTCGCGCTGATGGTCATCGACCAGGACATGGGCGACGAAATGCGCTCCGTCCATTCCCTCTCCGGCGGCGAATCCTTCCTCGTCTCGCTCGCACTCGCACTGGCGCTCGCCTCGTTGTCATCGAACCGCGTGCGCGTCGAATCTCTCTTCATCGACGAAGGCTTCGGCAGCCTCGACGCCGACACGCTCACCGTCGCCATGGAAGCACTCGACGGCCTGCAATCCATGGGTCGCAAGGTCGGCGTGATCTCGCACGTGCAGGAAATGACGGAGCGGATTGCGACGAAGATTCTGGTGCAGAGGACGGCGGGCGGAACGAGTCGGGTGGTGGTGGGGTAG
- a CDS encoding alpha/beta hydrolase, with protein sequence MKAVYRGMDQAALDAGYNNSAAVRNSGLLLQDFDRRSAALRAAHDAHLDLRYGPAPRNRIDYFAADRPGSLLIFIHGGYWQMRAKETFSFLASGPLAHGMHVAMIGYTLAPDISLAGIVDEVCAAITWLKIHAADLGGDPDRMIVSGWSAGGHLTAMCLEQPGVIGGLAISGIYDLEPVRLSYLNEKLRLTEEDERSLSPLHRPLSPRPLVLACGTAELSELQRQSEQFAAARSGLPGKLLPLAQHDHFTILNELADPQGVLALEACALAGLGADAD encoded by the coding sequence ATGAAGGCGGTTTATCGCGGCATGGATCAGGCGGCGCTGGACGCCGGCTATAACAACTCGGCAGCGGTTCGCAACAGCGGCCTGCTGCTGCAGGATTTCGACCGCCGCAGCGCTGCCTTGCGGGCAGCGCATGACGCGCATCTGGACCTTCGCTACGGCCCGGCACCGCGCAATCGCATCGACTACTTCGCGGCGGACAGGCCCGGTTCCCTGCTGATCTTCATTCATGGCGGCTACTGGCAAATGCGGGCCAAGGAAACCTTCAGCTTCCTGGCATCCGGCCCGCTCGCGCACGGCATGCATGTGGCGATGATCGGCTACACGCTGGCGCCGGACATTTCCCTCGCCGGCATTGTCGATGAAGTATGCGCAGCGATCACATGGCTGAAAATTCATGCTGCCGATCTCGGTGGCGACCCGGACAGGATGATCGTGTCGGGCTGGTCCGCCGGCGGCCATTTGACTGCAATGTGTCTGGAGCAGCCCGGCGTCATCGGCGGCCTGGCGATCAGCGGCATCTACGATCTGGAGCCGGTGCGCTTGTCATATCTGAATGAAAAACTGCGATTGACGGAGGAGGACGAGCGCTCCCTCAGTCCCTTGCACCGTCCCCTGAGTCCGCGTCCGCTAGTGCTGGCCTGCGGCACCGCCGAATTGTCCGAGTTGCAGCGGCAATCGGAACAGTTCGCGGCAGCGCGCAGCGGCTTGCCGGGGAAATTGCTGCCGCTGGCGCAGCATGATCACTTCACGATTCTCAACGAACTTGCGGACCCGCAAGGTGTTCTCGCGCTGGAAGCATGTGCGCTGGCAGGCCTTGGCGCAGACGCTGATTGA
- a CDS encoding exonuclease SbcCD subunit D C-terminal domain-containing protein, whose translation MRFLHTSDWHLGQTLHHFERSHEHQRFLDWLLDTIVAEQAEGLLIAGDVFDTANPSAASQRQFYRFLQQAKTCAPHLNIVIIAGNHDSPGRLEAPAPLLEELDIAVVGNVRRLADGEIDLERLVLPLKNRAGAIAAWCLAIPFLRPGDVPRVETQGDAYMEGMALLYRQALELALRRREPGQAIVALGHCHMTGGEISADSERRIVIGGAEALPASAFAPAIAYAALGHLHLAQRVGQQEHVRYCGSPLPMSFAEIGYAHQILRVDLDGEAVRGIDALRVPRTVELLRIPPQPAPVDDVLAALHALDLPAPSDANTLPYLEVRVRLDAPEPGLRSRVEAALEGKPVRLARIETTTARADTTTPAAVSLDDLERLRPDDIFKQLYHNRFGSDAPTDQLAAFAELLLDPADKTA comes from the coding sequence ATGCGCTTCCTGCATACCTCCGACTGGCACCTCGGCCAGACCCTCCATCATTTCGAACGCAGCCATGAGCATCAACGCTTTCTCGACTGGCTGCTCGACACCATTGTCGCGGAGCAGGCGGAGGGCTTGCTGATCGCGGGCGACGTGTTCGACACCGCCAATCCATCGGCGGCATCGCAAAGGCAGTTCTACCGCTTCCTGCAACAGGCCAAGACGTGCGCCCCGCACCTGAATATCGTCATCATCGCGGGCAACCACGATTCGCCGGGCCGGCTCGAAGCGCCCGCGCCCCTGCTCGAAGAACTCGACATCGCCGTGGTCGGCAACGTTCGGCGTCTGGCCGACGGCGAGATCGATCTCGAACGGCTGGTGCTGCCGCTGAAGAACCGCGCCGGCGCCATCGCCGCGTGGTGTCTCGCCATTCCCTTCCTGCGCCCCGGCGACGTGCCGCGCGTCGAGACGCAGGGCGATGCCTACATGGAAGGCATGGCCCTGCTATACCGCCAGGCGCTGGAGCTGGCATTGCGCAGGCGCGAGCCGGGCCAGGCCATCGTCGCACTCGGCCATTGCCACATGACCGGCGGCGAGATATCGGCGGACTCGGAACGGCGCATCGTGATCGGCGGCGCGGAAGCCCTGCCTGCCAGCGCCTTTGCCCCCGCCATCGCGTACGCCGCACTCGGTCACCTGCATCTGGCGCAGCGCGTCGGGCAGCAGGAACATGTGCGCTACTGCGGCAGCCCGCTGCCGATGTCGTTTGCGGAGATCGGCTATGCGCACCAGATTCTGCGCGTCGATCTGGATGGCGAAGCGGTGCGCGGCATCGACGCGCTGCGCGTGCCGCGAACCGTCGAGCTGCTGCGCATTCCGCCGCAGCCCGCGCCGGTGGATGACGTGCTCGCGGCATTGCACGCACTCGATCTGCCCGCGCCATCCGACGCCAACACCCTGCCCTATCTCGAAGTGCGCGTACGGCTCGATGCGCCGGAACCGGGGTTGCGCAGCCGCGTCGAAGCCGCGCTCGAAGGCAAGCCGGTGCGCCTTGCAAGAATAGAAACCACCACCGCGCGCGCCGACACGACGACGCCGGCCGCGGTATCGCTCGACGATCTGGAGCGCCTGCGGCCGGACGATATCTTCAAGCAGCTGTACCACAACCGCTTCGGCAGCGACGCGCCGACCGACCAGCTGGCCGCCTTCGCCGAACTGCTGCTCGACCCTGCGGACAAGACCGCATGA
- a CDS encoding NADPH-dependent FMN reductase has protein sequence MTTIVGLAGSLRAASFNASLLRAAAGLVPDGTTLEIASIKGIPLYDGDVEANEGIPQAVASLKDRIAAADGLLLVTPEYNNGIPGVFKNAIDWLSRPPADIPRVFGSRPVAVIGASPGGFGTILSQNAWLPVLRTLGTRPWYGGRLLVSRAGSVFNDAGEMVDEKVKAQLQQFVRGFAEFSAAAAARNG, from the coding sequence ATGACCACCATCGTCGGACTTGCAGGAAGCCTGCGTGCGGCGTCGTTCAATGCGTCGCTGCTGCGCGCGGCGGCAGGATTGGTGCCTGACGGCACGACGCTGGAGATTGCCAGCATCAAGGGCATTCCCCTCTATGACGGCGATGTCGAGGCCAACGAAGGCATCCCGCAGGCAGTGGCAAGCCTCAAGGACCGCATCGCCGCCGCCGACGGCCTGCTGCTGGTGACCCCCGAATACAACAACGGCATTCCCGGCGTGTTCAAGAACGCGATCGACTGGCTCTCAAGGCCGCCGGCCGACATCCCGCGCGTCTTCGGCAGCCGCCCGGTCGCCGTCATCGGCGCATCCCCCGGCGGCTTCGGCACCATCCTTTCGCAGAACGCGTGGCTGCCCGTGCTGCGCACACTGGGTACGCGGCCATGGTATGGCGGCCGCCTGCTCGTGTCACGCGCCGGGAGCGTGTTCAATGATGCGGGGGAAATGGTGGATGAGAAAGTGAAGGCGCAGTTGCAGCAGTTTGTGCGCGGGTTTGCGGAGTTCTCGGCTGCGGCGGCTGCGCGGAATGGGTGA
- the dmeF gene encoding CDF family Co(II)/Ni(II) efflux transporter DmeF, with the protein MQQSDLSNCDQMHVFEAGNRAAERGTRMVMWITAAMMVAEIFAGWWFNSMALLADGWHMSSHAVAIGLSAFAYAAARRYARDPRFAFGTWKIEVLGGFVSALFLVVVAVLMVVGSVERLLSPLPIHYREAMIVAAIGLVVNIVCAFILERARGPHEHDDHGGGHHHDLNLKAAYVHVVTDAATSVLAIVALAGGWLYGWAWLDPVMGIAGALLVAVWAKNLIKETGKVLLDREMDHPVVDEIRAAVETGPDAGNTRIVDLHVWRVGKRAYSCALGILTHDRSLTPDRVRERLASHDEIVHSTIEIQQGS; encoded by the coding sequence ATGCAACAATCCGATCTCTCCAACTGCGACCAGATGCATGTCTTCGAAGCCGGCAATCGCGCGGCGGAACGCGGCACGCGCATGGTCATGTGGATCACCGCGGCAATGATGGTTGCGGAAATTTTCGCGGGCTGGTGGTTCAACTCGATGGCGCTGCTTGCCGACGGCTGGCACATGAGTTCGCATGCGGTTGCAATCGGTCTCAGCGCCTTCGCCTATGCAGCCGCGCGCCGCTACGCGCGCGATCCGCGCTTTGCCTTCGGCACGTGGAAGATCGAAGTGCTTGGCGGCTTCGTCAGCGCGCTGTTCCTGGTCGTCGTGGCGGTGCTGATGGTGGTCGGCTCGGTGGAACGCCTGCTGTCGCCACTGCCGATCCACTATCGGGAGGCGATGATCGTGGCGGCGATCGGGCTGGTCGTCAATATCGTTTGCGCCTTCATTCTCGAACGCGCGCGCGGCCCACACGAGCATGACGATCACGGCGGCGGCCATCATCATGACCTGAACCTGAAGGCGGCCTATGTGCATGTCGTGACCGACGCGGCAACCTCCGTGCTCGCCATCGTCGCGCTTGCCGGCGGCTGGCTGTACGGCTGGGCATGGCTGGACCCGGTGATGGGGATCGCCGGCGCGCTGCTGGTCGCGGTGTGGGCCAAAAACCTGATCAAGGAAACCGGCAAGGTCCTGCTCGACCGCGAGATGGATCATCCGGTTGTCGATGAGATCCGCGCAGCGGTCGAGACAGGGCCCGATGCGGGCAACACGCGCATCGTCGACCTGCACGTGTGGCGTGTCGGCAAACGCGCCTATTCCTGCGCGCTGGGCATCCTCACGCATGACCGCAGCCTGACACCGGATCGTGTGCGCGAACGGCTTGCATCGCACGATGAGATCGTGCATTCCACCATCGAGATCCAGCAGGGCAGCTGA
- a CDS encoding ABC transporter substrate-binding protein → MHSRRKFLASLIAASFACAAGSTSALAADQVIRVGTLKLMHGITPYFYDKFTPAGYKIEVVPFETPTDGKNAVVTKSVDFGTYGLAAATLGAAAGEPVVVIAAQCNRGMAVVARADGKIDSIKALKGHKVGILPGSTQEVVILDRLKAEGLTVKDIKPVRVSFSEMASALERGDIDAFVGAEPGPSISVGKGVGKVVEYPYSTPTGSVNMVMTTHADTVKDKKELVKVFLDIHRKATEYVMGNRAAFVQMTEQKLGLPAKTVELAAPNVELTWKIDDDWLTRAKYYGSQMLDKKQIRQLPDYGSFVNASFNPAGK, encoded by the coding sequence ATGCACTCACGCAGAAAATTTCTTGCCTCCCTGATTGCCGCATCGTTTGCCTGCGCCGCAGGTTCCACTTCCGCACTGGCGGCGGATCAGGTGATCCGGGTCGGCACGCTCAAGCTGATGCATGGCATCACGCCCTACTTCTACGACAAGTTCACTCCTGCGGGCTACAAGATTGAAGTGGTTCCATTTGAAACACCGACCGATGGCAAGAACGCCGTGGTGACGAAGTCGGTTGATTTCGGCACCTACGGTCTGGCAGCGGCAACGCTGGGTGCGGCCGCCGGCGAGCCGGTAGTCGTGATCGCGGCGCAATGCAACCGCGGCATGGCCGTGGTCGCGCGCGCCGACGGCAAGATCGATTCGATCAAGGCGCTCAAGGGTCACAAGGTCGGCATCCTGCCCGGCTCGACGCAGGAAGTGGTGATCCTCGACCGCCTGAAGGCGGAAGGGCTGACCGTCAAGGACATCAAGCCGGTGCGCGTGTCCTTCAGCGAGATGGCTTCGGCGCTGGAACGCGGCGACATCGACGCCTTCGTCGGTGCCGAGCCCGGTCCGTCGATCAGCGTCGGCAAGGGTGTGGGCAAGGTGGTCGAGTATCCGTACTCGACGCCGACCGGCTCGGTCAACATGGTGATGACGACGCACGCCGATACCGTCAAGGACAAGAAGGAACTGGTCAAGGTCTTCCTCGACATCCATCGCAAGGCCACCGAATACGTGATGGGCAACCGCGCCGCTTTCGTCCAGATGACGGAACAGAAGCTCGGCCTGCCGGCGAAGACGGTGGAGCTCGCCGCGCCGAACGTGGAGCTGACCTGGAAGATCGACGACGATTGGCTCACGCGCGCGAAGTACTACGGTTCGCAGATGCTCGACAAGAAACAGATCCGCCAGTTGCCTGACTACGGCAGCTTCGTCAACGCCAGCTTCAACCCCGCAGGCAAATAA
- a CDS encoding ABC transporter ATP-binding protein, translated as MSEIHSERRPLPAIDIKGVSKFFSIGGQTVQALREVNLSIKKGEFVCLIGASGCGKSTLLRIMAGFETASSGSVSMYGMPVTGPSPERGMVFQDYGLFPWLTVKENIGFGQRQRNLSKARLEELSAHYTDMVGLTKFANYYPGQLSGGMKQRVAIARVLANDCEVLLMDEPFGALDALTREKLQQDLLEIWERTKVTVVFVTHAVEEAVMLSDRVVVMTAGPGRIEEDIKLDLARPRDITAIEFNKVRRDITQYLSSHVSRKMAA; from the coding sequence ATGTCTGAAATTCATTCGGAGCGCCGCCCCTTGCCGGCGATCGACATCAAGGGTGTCAGCAAGTTCTTCTCCATCGGCGGCCAGACCGTGCAGGCGCTGCGCGAGGTCAACCTGAGCATTAAAAAGGGCGAATTCGTGTGCCTGATCGGCGCTTCCGGCTGCGGCAAGTCGACGCTGCTGCGGATCATGGCCGGTTTCGAAACCGCCTCGTCCGGCAGCGTAAGTATGTACGGCATGCCGGTCACCGGCCCGAGCCCGGAGCGCGGCATGGTGTTCCAGGATTACGGCCTGTTCCCGTGGCTGACGGTGAAGGAGAACATCGGCTTCGGCCAGCGCCAGCGCAATCTGTCGAAAGCCAGGCTGGAGGAACTCTCGGCGCATTACACCGACATGGTGGGCCTCACCAAGTTCGCAAACTACTATCCGGGCCAGCTGTCCGGCGGCATGAAGCAGCGCGTCGCGATTGCGCGTGTGCTGGCCAACGACTGCGAGGTGCTGCTGATGGATGAGCCGTTCGGCGCGCTCGATGCGCTGACGCGCGAAAAGCTGCAGCAGGACTTGCTGGAAATCTGGGAACGCACCAAGGTCACCGTCGTGTTCGTCACGCATGCGGTGGAAGAGGCGGTGATGCTGTCGGACCGGGTGGTGGTGATGACCGCAGGTCCGGGCCGGATCGAGGAGGATATCAAGCTCGACCTCGCACGCCCGCGCGACATCACGGCAATCGAGTTCAACAAGGTGCGACGCGATATCACGCAATACCTGAGCAGTCACGTCTCCCGCAAGATGGCCGCATGA
- a CDS encoding ABC transporter permease, with the protein MKIASPEVWPRIKRWLTPIVVPLLLLAGWDAGVRMSGTQLIPLPKDIGLMLYDFAFGGVYDDTFSETLLLHLWKSMMRVYGGFLAAALVGIPLGLLIGRIKLIRNLLDPTLQLLRPVPVTAWLPLSMIFFGIGPNAAIFLVFLGAFYPIVFNTIFGVKAVDNRLFEAASMLGCAGSSMFRQVVLPAAMPSILNGLRLGHGFAWILIVVGEMTGVPEGLGAVIMDGRMLSRTDLVIAGMVVIGITGYVTDRVLVAINNRLLKWSPQHHV; encoded by the coding sequence ATGAAAATCGCGAGTCCGGAAGTCTGGCCGCGTATCAAACGATGGTTGACGCCAATCGTCGTGCCCTTGCTGCTGCTGGCGGGCTGGGATGCCGGCGTCCGCATGAGCGGTACGCAGCTCATCCCCCTGCCGAAAGACATCGGCCTGATGCTGTATGACTTCGCCTTCGGCGGCGTGTATGACGATACCTTCAGCGAGACGCTGCTGCTGCATCTGTGGAAATCGATGATGCGTGTCTACGGCGGCTTCCTTGCCGCCGCGCTGGTCGGCATTCCGCTCGGCTTGCTGATCGGCCGCATCAAGCTGATCCGCAACCTGCTCGACCCGACGCTGCAATTGCTGCGCCCAGTGCCGGTCACGGCCTGGCTGCCGCTGTCGATGATCTTCTTCGGCATCGGTCCCAACGCGGCGATCTTCCTGGTGTTCCTCGGCGCCTTCTATCCGATCGTGTTCAACACCATCTTCGGCGTCAAGGCAGTCGACAATCGCCTGTTCGAGGCGGCATCCATGCTGGGCTGCGCCGGCTCGTCGATGTTCCGTCAAGTGGTGCTGCCGGCGGCGATGCCGTCGATCCTGAACGGCTTGCGCCTCGGCCACGGCTTCGCGTGGATCCTGATCGTGGTCGGTGAAATGACCGGCGTGCCGGAAGGGCTGGGCGCCGTCATCATGGACGGGCGCATGCTGTCGCGCACCGATCTGGTGATTGCCGGCATGGTCGTGATCGGCATCACCGGCTATGTCACCGACCGCGTGCTGGTCGCCATCAACAACCGTCTGCTCAAATGGAGCCCGCAACATCATGTCTGA
- a CDS encoding SRPBCC family protein — MEIRKSAGAVIIDASMQVKADPQNAWKVLIDYDHMAQFLPNLESSKIIEKTGNSMRVAQKGSISYGPFSMPFESVREIELSPFQQIRSSAAGGSVTSGEATTRLMPEGADTWILYHSELVFSVWVPPGIGPHAIEKQIRAQFESLKREIMKRKINDINRR; from the coding sequence GTGGAGATCAGAAAGAGCGCGGGTGCCGTGATCATCGATGCCAGCATGCAGGTGAAAGCCGATCCGCAGAATGCCTGGAAAGTGTTGATCGACTACGACCACATGGCGCAGTTTCTGCCCAATCTGGAGTCCAGCAAGATCATCGAAAAAACCGGGAACAGCATGCGTGTGGCGCAAAAGGGCAGCATTTCCTATGGCCCGTTTTCCATGCCTTTCGAATCGGTGCGGGAAATCGAGTTGTCTCCTTTTCAGCAAATCCGATCAAGCGCCGCCGGCGGCAGTGTCACGAGCGGAGAGGCGACGACGCGATTGATGCCGGAAGGTGCGGATACGTGGATTCTTTACCATAGCGAATTGGTGTTTTCCGTATGGGTACCGCCGGGCATCGGTCCGCATGCAATTGAAAAACAGATTCGCGCGCAATTTGAAAGTTTGAAGCGCGAAATCATGAAGCGAAAAATCAACGACATAAATCGCCGATAG